One Brassica napus cultivar Da-Ae chromosome A1, Da-Ae, whole genome shotgun sequence genomic region harbors:
- the LOC106352550 gene encoding pyruvate, phosphate dikinase 1, chloroplastic, producing MKSMILKTTLELFKGDGVYWTDHLDRSRLASRSYRLSNGSNRVSRIGTIHCKRLSITKTGMHGGTKARAVLSPVSDPAASLTKKRVFTFGKGRSEGNKGMKSLLGGKGANLAEMASIGLSVPPGLTISTEACQQYQVAGKKLPEGLWEEILEGLSFIERDIGASLADPSKPLLLSVRSGAAISMPGMMDTVLNLGLNDQVVVGLAAKSGERFAYDSFRRFLDMFGDVVLGIPHAKFEEKLERMKESKGVKNDTELSAEDLKELVEQYKSIYLQVKGQEFPSDPKKQLELAIEAVFDSWDSPRAIKYRSINQISGLKGTAVNIQCMVFGNMGDTSGTGVLFTRNPSTGEKKLYGEFLVNAQGEDVVAGIRTPEDLDTMKRLMPQAYAELVENCDILEAHYKDMMDIEFTVQEERLWMLQCRAGKRTGKGAVKIAVDMVSEGLVDKSTAIKMVEPQHLDQLLHPQFHDPSGYREKVVAKGLPASPGAAVGQVVFTAEEAEAWHAQGKNVILVRTETSPEDVGGMHAAEGILTARGGMTSHAAVVARGWGKCCIAGCSEIRVDENHKVLLIGDMAINEGEWISMNGTTGEVILGKQALAPPALSADLETFMSWADAVRRLKVMANADTPEDAIAARKNGAEGIGLCRTEHMFFGADRIKAVRKMIMAVTTEQRKASLDVLLPYQRSDFEGIFRAMDGLPVTIRLLDPPLHEFLPEGDLDNIVQELAAETGMKEDLILSQIEKLSEVNPMLGFRGCRLGISYPELTEMQARAIFEAAASMQDQGVTVLPEIMVPLVGTPQELGHQVDVIRKVAKKVFVEKGHTVTYKVGTMIEIPRAALIADEIAEQAEFFSFGTNDLTQMTFGYSRDDVAKFLPMYLAKGILQHDPFEVLDQKGVGQLVKMATERGRAARPNLKVGVCGEHGGEPSSVAFFAEAGLDYVSCSPFRVPIARLAAAQVVIA from the exons atgaaaagtatgATCCTGAAGACGACATTAGAACTCTTCAAGGGGGATGGAGTGTACTGGACGGATCATCTCGACAGAAGCCGATTGGCTAGTCGATCATACCGGCTGAGTAATGGATCGAACCGGGTTTCCAGAATCGGTACAATCCATTGCAAACGGTTAAGCATAACGAAGACCGGTATGCATGGTGGGACAAAAGCTCGAGCCGTCCTTAGCCCTGTGTCCGATCCGGCAGCTTCCTTAACCAAAAAG CGAGTGTTCACCTTTGGAAAGGGAAGAAGCGAAGGCAACAAGGGCATGAAGTCCTTG TTGGGAGGTAAAGGAGCGAACCTGGCGGAGATGGCGAGCATAGGCTTGTCGGTGCCCCCGGGGCTAACCATATCCACGGAGGCTTGTCAGCAATACCAGGTCGCAGGCAAGAAGCTACCAGAAGGTTTATGGGAAGAGATTTTAGAAGGTCTTAGCTTCATCGAACGTGACATTGGAGCTTCCCTCGCCGATCCCTCCAAGCCACTCCTCCTCTCCGTCCGCTCCGGCGCCGCC ATCTCAATGCCCGGTATGATGGACACTGTACTTAACCTAGGCTTAAACGACCAAGTCGTGGTCGGTTTAGCAGCCAAAAGCGGAGAGCGTTTCGCTTACGATTCTTTCCGGCGGTTTCTTGACATGTTCGGTGACGTC GTATTGGGGATTCCACACGCCAAGTTTGAAGAGAAGCTAGAGAGGATGAAGGAGAGCAAAGGAGTCAAAAACGACACTGAGTTAAGCGCTGAGGATCTCAAAGAGCTGGTTGAGCAGTACAAGAGTATTTACTTGCAGGTCAAGGGTCAAGAGTTTCCTTCag ATCCGAAAAAGCAACTGGAACTAGCTATTGAAGCTGTGTTCGATTCTTGGGATAGTCCAAGAGCCATCAAGTACAGAAGCATTAACCAGATAAGTGGACTGAAAGGAACCGCAGTGAACATCCAGTGCATGGTGTTCGGAAACATGGGGGACACTTCAGGAACTGGTGTTCTCTTCACCAGGAACCCTAGCACCGGAGAGAAGAAGCTCTATGGAGAGTTTCTTGTCAATGCTCAG GGAGAGGATGTGGTTGCAGGGATAAGAACACCAGAAGATTTGGACACAATGAAAAGATTAATGCCCCAGGCTTACGCGGAACTTGTAGAGAACTGTGACATCTTAGAGGCACATTACAAAGACATGATG GATATCGAGTTCACGGTGCAAGAGGAGAGGTTGTGGATGCTGCAATGCAGAGCGGGTAAGAGAACGGGTAAAGGTGCGGTGAAGATAGCAGTTGATATGGTGAGTGAAGGTCTTGTAGACAAATCTACTGCTATCAAAATGGTGGAGCCTCAACATCTTGATCAACTTCTTCACCCACAG TTTCATGACCCGTCGGGGTACCGTGAAAAAGTGGTAGCGAAAGGCTTACCGGCGTCTCCAGGAGCGGCGGTTGGGCAAGTTGTGTTCACGGCAGAGGAAGCCGAAGCTTGGCATGCTCAGGGGAAGAACGTGATTCTGGTTCGAACGGAGACAAGCCCTGAAGATGTTGGAGGTATGCACGCAGCTGAAGGTATATTAACAGCGAGAGGAGGCATGACGTCACACGCGGCGGTTGTTGCTCGTGGCTGGGGAAAGTGCTGCATCGCCGGTTGCTCAGAGATTCGAGTGGACGAGAACCATAAG GTTTTATTGATTGGAGATATGGCGATAAATGAAGGTGAGTGGATCTCAATGAATGGAACAACTGGTGAAGTTATATTGGGGAAACAAGCATTAGCTCCTCCTGCTTTGAGTGCAGATTTAGAGACTTTCATGTCTTGGGCTGATGCAGTCAGACGTCTCAAG GTTATGGCGAATGCCGATACACCTGAAGACGCTATTGCAGCTAGGAAAAACGGAGCTGAAGGGATCGGTCTTTGTAGAACCGAACATATG tTCTTTGGAGCAGATAGGATTAAAGCAGTGAGAAAGATGATAATGGCGGTGACAACAGAGCAAAGGAAAGCTTCTCTAGACGTCTTGCTTCCTTACCAACGTTCTGATTTTGAAGGCATCTTCCGTGCAATGGATGGTTTACCAGTAACAATCCGTTTGTTAGACCCTCCCCTTCACGAGTTCCTCCCTGAAGGTGATTTGGACAACATAGTACAAGAGCTAGCTGCAGAGACAGGCATGAAAGAAGACCTCATCTTGTCACAGATTGAGAAACTCTCTGAAGTCAACCCAATGCTTGGTTTCCGCGGTTGCAG GCTTGGAATATCATATCCAGAGCTAACGGAGATGCAAGCTCGTGCGATATTTGAAGCAGCAGCGTCAATGCAAGACCAAGGTGTTACTGTTCTTCCTGAGATTATGGTTCCACTTGTAGGAACTCCTCAG GAACTGGGTCACCAAGTTGATGTAATCAGGAAAGTTGCAAAGAAAGTGTTTGTTGAGAAGGGTCATACCGTGACCTACAAGGTTGGGACAATGATTGAGATCCCTCGAGCTGCGCTCATTGCAGATGAG ATTGCGGAACAAGCAGAGTTTTTCTCGTTTGGGACAAACGACTTGACGCAGATGACGTTTGGTTACAGTAGAGATGATGTTGCCAAGTTTCTACCCATGTATCTCGCCAAAGGAATCTTACAGCACGACCCTTTTGAG GTTCTTGATCAGAAGGGTGTAGGACAATTGGTCAAGATGGCGACAGAAAGAGGACGAGCGGCTAGGCCTAACCTCAAG GTTGGAGTATGTGGAGAGCATGGAGGAGAGCCTTCATCTGTTGCATTCTTTGCTGAAGCAGGACTTGACTATGTTTCTTGTTCTCCTTTCAG GGTTCCCATTGCAAGGCTAGCAGCTGCTCAAGTTGTTATTGCATGA